One region of Sulfuriroseicoccus oceanibius genomic DNA includes:
- a CDS encoding DUF2939 domain-containing protein — translation MMDLVAFLSVVVVAHLSQRWFADLKWLAKLVSVVLGIVVVCAGMAVSEMVDGPMWVRGGVAAIVALLLWMVVVPVEKKRRGTWRWVRGLALVVLLVLPVWWAVQMAMVRAAVVSGDESRIERMVEFPQLKESLESQLDDHFVRMDAVRSTVPPSNVADWVKAGARKSRRWLVKKVVRSMLTPEGLHELATNEGEEIAAPEFEWNGWLRVSGLTDWRLRTSSGWVVFSSDSLWQPARMNDLWLSQDVLERIESK, via the coding sequence ATGATGGATCTTGTTGCGTTTCTTTCCGTGGTCGTCGTGGCTCATTTGAGCCAGCGCTGGTTTGCCGATCTCAAATGGCTCGCCAAGCTGGTGAGCGTGGTGTTGGGGATCGTGGTGGTTTGCGCGGGCATGGCGGTGAGCGAGATGGTGGATGGTCCGATGTGGGTTCGCGGCGGAGTGGCGGCGATTGTGGCGTTGTTGTTGTGGATGGTGGTCGTTCCGGTAGAGAAGAAGCGCCGGGGTACGTGGCGTTGGGTGCGGGGATTGGCGTTGGTGGTTTTGCTGGTATTGCCTGTGTGGTGGGCGGTGCAGATGGCGATGGTGCGTGCGGCGGTGGTTTCGGGCGACGAATCGCGGATCGAGCGGATGGTGGAATTTCCACAACTCAAGGAGTCGCTGGAGTCGCAGTTGGACGATCATTTTGTGCGCATGGATGCGGTGCGCTCGACAGTTCCGCCCAGCAATGTGGCCGACTGGGTGAAGGCCGGAGCGCGTAAGTCACGGCGCTGGTTGGTGAAAAAGGTGGTGCGATCCATGCTGACGCCCGAGGGGTTGCATGAACTGGCGACCAACGAGGGGGAAGAAATTGCGGCGCCTGAGTTTGAGTGGAATGGCTGGCTGCGGGTTAGTGGGCTGACCGACTGGCGCTTGCGTACCAGCAGCGGGTGGGTGGTTTTTTCCTCCGATAGCCTGTGGCAGCCCGCGCGGATG
- the hrpA gene encoding ATP-dependent RNA helicase HrpA translates to MSDAQPKPLPKIVYPDLPVSLRRADIMAAMRDHQVVVVVGDTGSGKTTQLPKMALEVAAELGLNGVVGCTQPRRIAATGVASRVADELGAEVGGLVGCQVRFSDQTSKDTRVKFMTDGILLAETRGDRNLNQYSVLIIDEAHERSLNIDFLLGYIKQLLARRKDLRVVISSATLDAGGFAEFFGDAKREIAAPIIQVEGRTFPVDVHYLPPNRDSEPLAQHVGRAVTWINDVDKVGDILIFLPGEREIREAADLIAGWNLPRTDVLPLFARMGMNEQRMIFTPPKGRRRIVLATNVAETSLTIPRIVYVVDSGVARISRFRPGKGVQQLQVEPISQASARQRMGRCGRIMEGICVRLFDEEDFLGRPEFTDPEIRRSSLAGVILQMKSLRLGDIREYPFIDPPSPKAINDGRRTLCDIGALDKKTDELTEIGRKLARIPADPQLSRMLLAAERYGALPEVAVIVAGLTIMDPRERPREKKEAADKAHAQWNDERSDFLSLVHLWRDLMQFRDGRRWKMNQLRKFCGKYFLNFRRVMEWANLHHELLAVCRQAFKWHVGAVDPSREGGAGYDAVHKAMLTGVPRQIGWWDKGERAYRGAGGKLFAIFPGSGLFNTNKRHEWILGFDLVETSRLWARQCASLDPAWIEEVAPHLCRSQYYAAAWDVGQGAVYAKERVVSGGLIVVDERPVHFGRIDPAKAREIFICDGILGGGLKSRPDFLQHLDAMKDEVAALEHKLRRPGQLWSDDYVLQFFENVIPEGMCTAKAFHRWRKGLPKEDRKCLFVTLEDCVFGGVSEDEASWFPDEISCGDTSYAVYYRCEPGADDDGVTLGVHIDQLSGFPDWLPGWGVDGALAERVEILVRSLPKADRIACQPIADSVDAFVAQWLGYEKTGAIESALAAFLCERTGRLIHSSAFDFKRIPHELVTKIWVCDDEGNELAMGSDVGAIREQLADLLADRFDEQANSGWEVSGMKEWECDALPAAIAVGSGQAYPALVDEGKFVGVRVFATAGEAGASHRAGCVRLASFAHPDQVAWVRKKFPFSMNGKLMLPVMGSAPKTNQDDLMDVTIEHALGTPLPRDAEAFAAAAEKMRAGLYASAEMTSKWVDGVAEHYQVVANFIQKHRGDRHLGEVADDMAEQFEWLMRPRFIQRAGAQWFARYPAYFAAMAERIDRLQSQPIMKDLQKMDQLYPHHERWFAKVMEDVASPVWDEIGWQLQEWRVSLFSSKVTAMGKVSSKRISKALDAGGA, encoded by the coding sequence ATGTCAGACGCCCAGCCCAAGCCATTGCCAAAGATTGTCTATCCGGATCTGCCGGTGAGTTTACGGCGTGCCGATATCATGGCGGCGATGCGCGACCACCAGGTGGTTGTGGTGGTGGGGGATACGGGGTCGGGCAAGACGACTCAGCTGCCGAAGATGGCGCTTGAGGTGGCGGCGGAGCTCGGGCTCAACGGCGTGGTCGGTTGTACCCAGCCGCGAAGGATTGCGGCGACCGGCGTGGCGAGTCGCGTGGCGGATGAACTTGGTGCCGAGGTTGGTGGGTTGGTCGGTTGCCAGGTCCGTTTCAGTGACCAGACGTCGAAGGACACTCGGGTCAAGTTCATGACCGATGGGATTTTGCTCGCCGAGACCCGGGGCGACCGCAATCTCAATCAGTATAGCGTTCTGATTATCGACGAGGCACACGAGCGCAGCCTCAATATTGATTTCCTGCTCGGCTATATCAAACAACTGCTCGCCCGCCGCAAAGATCTGCGGGTGGTGATCAGTTCCGCCACACTCGATGCCGGTGGTTTTGCCGAGTTCTTCGGTGATGCCAAGCGCGAGATCGCTGCTCCTATTATCCAAGTGGAAGGGCGCACGTTCCCGGTAGACGTGCATTATTTGCCGCCCAACCGCGACAGCGAGCCGCTGGCCCAGCACGTGGGGCGCGCGGTTACTTGGATCAACGACGTCGACAAGGTCGGCGATATTTTGATTTTCCTGCCGGGCGAGCGCGAGATCCGTGAAGCTGCCGATTTGATCGCGGGTTGGAATCTGCCGCGCACCGATGTGCTACCGCTTTTTGCCCGCATGGGGATGAACGAGCAGCGGATGATTTTCACGCCGCCGAAGGGTCGCCGTCGCATTGTGCTGGCAACCAACGTGGCCGAGACCTCGCTGACCATTCCGCGCATTGTCTATGTGGTCGACAGCGGAGTCGCTCGCATCAGTCGCTTCCGACCGGGCAAAGGTGTGCAGCAACTGCAGGTCGAGCCGATCAGTCAGGCGTCGGCGCGCCAACGGATGGGGCGTTGTGGCCGTATCATGGAAGGGATCTGTGTCCGCTTGTTCGACGAGGAGGACTTTCTCGGGCGGCCTGAGTTCACCGACCCGGAGATCCGTCGATCGTCGTTGGCGGGGGTGATCTTGCAGATGAAGTCGCTGCGCCTTGGGGACATCCGCGAGTACCCGTTCATCGACCCGCCATCGCCCAAAGCGATCAACGACGGGCGGCGGACGCTGTGCGATATCGGGGCGTTGGACAAGAAGACCGACGAACTCACCGAGATCGGGCGCAAGCTTGCGCGCATTCCTGCCGACCCGCAGCTCTCGCGGATGTTGTTGGCCGCCGAGCGATATGGTGCGCTGCCTGAGGTGGCGGTGATCGTGGCGGGGCTGACGATCATGGACCCGCGTGAGCGCCCACGGGAGAAAAAGGAGGCAGCGGACAAAGCGCACGCCCAGTGGAATGACGAGCGCTCGGACTTCCTCTCGTTGGTGCATTTGTGGCGCGATCTGATGCAGTTCCGCGATGGGCGGCGCTGGAAGATGAACCAGCTGCGTAAGTTCTGCGGCAAGTATTTCCTCAACTTCCGGCGGGTGATGGAGTGGGCGAACCTGCACCACGAGTTGCTGGCGGTTTGCCGTCAGGCGTTCAAGTGGCATGTCGGCGCGGTGGATCCATCGCGCGAGGGCGGGGCCGGATACGATGCGGTGCACAAGGCGATGCTTACCGGAGTGCCGCGCCAGATCGGATGGTGGGACAAGGGCGAACGCGCTTACCGCGGCGCGGGCGGGAAGCTTTTCGCGATTTTCCCTGGCTCCGGGTTGTTCAACACAAACAAGCGCCACGAGTGGATCCTTGGGTTCGACTTGGTGGAAACGTCGCGTCTGTGGGCGCGTCAGTGCGCCAGTCTGGATCCGGCGTGGATCGAGGAAGTGGCGCCGCACCTGTGCCGCAGCCAGTATTACGCGGCGGCGTGGGATGTCGGTCAGGGCGCGGTTTACGCCAAAGAACGAGTGGTCAGCGGCGGGTTGATTGTCGTCGACGAGCGGCCGGTGCACTTCGGGCGGATCGATCCCGCCAAGGCACGTGAGATCTTCATTTGCGACGGAATCCTGGGCGGTGGCCTCAAGTCGCGCCCGGATTTCCTGCAACATCTCGACGCCATGAAGGACGAGGTGGCCGCGCTTGAGCACAAACTGCGCCGACCTGGGCAACTGTGGTCCGACGATTATGTGCTGCAGTTTTTCGAGAATGTGATCCCCGAGGGGATGTGCACCGCCAAGGCATTCCATCGCTGGCGCAAGGGACTGCCGAAGGAGGATCGCAAGTGTCTGTTTGTGACGCTGGAGGATTGCGTGTTCGGCGGCGTGTCGGAGGATGAGGCGTCGTGGTTCCCTGATGAAATCAGCTGTGGCGATACGAGTTACGCGGTTTATTACCGTTGCGAACCGGGAGCGGATGACGACGGCGTGACACTCGGTGTGCACATTGACCAATTGTCCGGATTCCCTGATTGGCTGCCGGGCTGGGGTGTGGACGGGGCGCTTGCGGAGCGGGTCGAGATTCTGGTGCGCTCGCTGCCGAAGGCGGATCGCATCGCCTGCCAACCGATTGCAGATTCAGTGGATGCGTTTGTTGCGCAGTGGCTCGGTTATGAAAAGACCGGAGCGATCGAGTCGGCGCTGGCGGCATTCCTTTGTGAGCGTACCGGGCGGTTGATCCATTCGTCGGCATTTGATTTCAAACGGATCCCGCACGAGCTGGTGACCAAGATCTGGGTCTGCGATGACGAGGGCAACGAGCTGGCCATGGGCAGCGATGTGGGTGCCATCCGTGAGCAGTTGGCCGACTTGCTCGCCGACCGTTTCGACGAACAAGCCAACTCCGGCTGGGAGGTGAGCGGGATGAAGGAGTGGGAGTGCGATGCGCTGCCGGCGGCGATTGCCGTGGGTAGTGGTCAGGCGTATCCCGCGCTGGTCGATGAGGGCAAGTTTGTCGGAGTGCGTGTGTTTGCTACCGCCGGAGAAGCTGGGGCGAGTCATCGTGCCGGCTGTGTGCGGTTGGCCAGTTTCGCCCATCCGGATCAAGTGGCGTGGGTGCGGAAGAAGTTTCCGTTCTCGATGAATGGGAAGCTGATGCTGCCGGTGATGGGCAGCGCGCCCAAGACCAACCAGGACGACCTGATGGACGTGACCATCGAACACGCGTTGGGGACTCCATTGCCGCGGGATGCGGAGGCATTTGCCGCGGCGGCCGAGAAGATGCGGGCGGGGCTTTATGCGTCGGCGGAGATGACTTCCAAGTGGGTGGACGGCGTGGCCGAACACTACCAGGTGGTGGCCAATTTCATCCAGAAGCACCGAGGCGACCGTCACCTGGGCGAAGTCGCCGACGACATGGCCGAGCAGTTCGAGTGGTTGATGCGTCCGCGATTCATCCAGCGGGCGGGTGCGCAGTGGTTTGCGCGTTACCCGGCGTACTTTGCCGCCATGGCTGAGCGGATCGATCGATTGCAGTCGCAGCCAATCATGAAAGACCTGCAAAAGATGGACCAACTCTATCCGCACCACGAACGCTGGTTCGCCAAGGTGATGGAGGATGTGGCGTCGCCGGTGTGGGATGAGATCGGCTGGCAGTTGCAGGAGTGGCGGGTTTCGCTCTTCTCCTCCAAGGTCACGGCGATGGGGAAAGTGTCGTCCAAGCGCATCAGCAAGGCACTCGATGCCGGCGGCGCGTGA
- a CDS encoding NAD(P)-dependent oxidoreductase encodes MKPRLAFFHSQITESPALSDDLAHLESLCDVTYHPFLVGSPEKLAEHAAAAEIIIANDVALTASDLPSFPKLQLVSLLGSGYDMISLADTRDRGITVCNEPSYGATNVAQHALALILELCHRVGDQNQALKADGWRTPRRQIIADHPILELDGLTLGLIGFGRIAKKLATVAAALGMRVIAASSQSEQTLAEFGVGKVTQDELFATSDFISLHCRASESTRGLVNARLLGLMKPTAFLINTARGELIDDPALFAALDNGTIAGAAIDVLAQEPPADDHPLVAHPRCIVTPHIAWNSQPARERLVKATIHNIEAFLNGSPVNQVN; translated from the coding sequence ATGAAACCACGTCTCGCCTTCTTCCACTCCCAGATCACCGAATCGCCCGCTCTCTCCGATGACCTGGCGCACCTCGAGTCGCTGTGCGACGTGACCTATCATCCATTCCTTGTCGGATCTCCGGAAAAGCTCGCCGAGCACGCGGCCGCGGCCGAAATCATTATCGCCAACGACGTCGCCCTCACCGCCAGCGACCTGCCATCATTTCCCAAGCTCCAGCTCGTCTCGCTGCTCGGCTCCGGCTACGACATGATCTCTCTAGCAGACACCCGTGACCGCGGCATCACCGTCTGCAACGAACCGAGCTACGGCGCCACCAACGTCGCCCAACACGCGCTTGCACTCATCCTCGAGCTCTGCCACCGGGTCGGCGACCAAAACCAAGCACTCAAAGCCGACGGCTGGCGCACGCCTCGACGCCAAATCATCGCCGACCACCCAATCCTCGAACTCGACGGCCTCACTCTCGGACTGATCGGCTTTGGCCGCATCGCCAAAAAACTCGCCACCGTCGCCGCCGCGCTCGGCATGCGCGTGATCGCAGCAAGCTCGCAATCCGAACAAACTCTGGCTGAATTCGGTGTCGGCAAAGTCACGCAGGACGAGCTCTTCGCCACCTCTGATTTTATCTCGCTCCATTGCCGTGCGTCGGAATCTACTCGAGGCCTGGTCAACGCCCGCCTGCTCGGATTGATGAAACCCACCGCATTTCTCATCAACACCGCCCGGGGCGAACTGATCGACGACCCCGCTCTCTTCGCCGCTTTGGACAACGGTACCATCGCGGGCGCCGCCATCGACGTCCTCGCCCAGGAACCCCCAGCCGACGACCACCCACTCGTCGCCCATCCACGCTGCATCGTCACCCCACACATAGCCTGGAACAGCCAACCCGCCCGCGAACGACTCGTCAAAGCCACCATTCACAACATCGAAGCGTTCCTCAACGGCTCGCCTGTGAACCAGGTGAATTAG
- a CDS encoding REP-associated tyrosine transposase, translating to MGREENEIVWPHHPPHYLNSPGVFMVTAGTYRKEHVFRSREQLRMLSNLLLDRANEAGWRIQAWAVFSNHYHFVGASPDGSAASLSRLIGDVHRQSAVMINRWDGAEGRKVWYNYWEKRLTYERSYLARLAYVQRNPVKHGLVKVATEYPWCSASWFAKEAPPALQRVVDTFKTDRIADYDDF from the coding sequence ATGGGTCGAGAAGAGAATGAAATCGTTTGGCCGCACCATCCGCCGCATTATTTGAATTCGCCGGGTGTGTTTATGGTGACGGCGGGGACCTACCGCAAAGAGCATGTGTTTCGCTCACGGGAGCAACTGCGGATGTTGAGCAACCTGCTGTTGGATCGGGCGAATGAGGCGGGGTGGCGGATTCAGGCGTGGGCTGTCTTTTCCAACCACTACCACTTCGTAGGGGCTTCGCCGGATGGCTCTGCCGCGTCGCTGAGCAGACTCATCGGGGACGTGCACCGGCAGTCGGCGGTGATGATAAACCGATGGGATGGGGCAGAGGGCCGCAAGGTTTGGTACAACTACTGGGAGAAGCGACTGACCTATGAGAGGTCATATCTGGCGCGCTTGGCGTACGTGCAGAGGAACCCTGTGAAGCATGGGCTGGTGAAAGTAGCGACGGAGTATCCTTGGTGTTCTGCCAGTTGGTTTGCCAAGGAGGCACCGCCCGCGCTGCAGCGGGTTGTAGATACGTTCAAGACTGATCGGATCGCAGACTACGACGACTTTTAA
- a CDS encoding TonB-dependent receptor family protein has product MKHTSKVVASATIVGCVALASQMNALAQTGEVTPPAEAVPVSESVISSDEMLSPLSVVGSEDQIFELVGSAAYIADQVFRSQNYQNVNRILARVPGVYVREEDGFGNFPNISMRGANGERSEKVTMMEDGILTAPAPYSAPAAYYSPRAARMSGIEILKGSSQVRFGPQTTGGVINYLSTPIPDNGPDAAPATTTAKGGKAVAAAPQTDSANSVPNFYWRSTFGTDNTFFNHGYFGDTAYTDAGAFGYLLELHQHSTDGFRDIDGGGDSGFMLIEPMLKLSWSPNTAMNQRFEFKYGYSDFDADETYLGLSEKDVRENPYRRYSGTKFDNIKSKQHRTYLKYQFEPTDNSRFEVAGYYNQFKRNWYKIRKADGESMATVLANPALYPSSFAALTGEGSDAPTTLGIRTNNRTYKSYGVQAAGDVDFTTGDVAHTLGFGARLHYDEIKRFQRDDVINRSTSGAFTGIDRGADGSGGNREQDSTALALWIEDSITIGNLTLRPGVRYETIDQSYTDYASDSSFTKTDGADGNIHYWAPGIGFNYALSDSNRLFGGVYKGYSTPGPRATLKGGVDFEESLGYELGLRNRGQTVAAEIAGFYSDFDNLIGSDAGLGDSSATNAGAADVYGIEALVSYDALGNSTSGYSLPLYASATWTQTEMKSSLNSDNDLYSGAFPGAEIPYVPEWKLAGGIGFSTGQWGVNLDASFVSEAFGTASNLDRPDTTSLQGKIDDALVFDLSAHYQLTENVRLLAGVQNLFDETYIVSRAPEGPRNGAPRQLYGGLEMTF; this is encoded by the coding sequence ATGAAACACACATCCAAAGTTGTCGCCTCCGCGACTATTGTTGGTTGCGTTGCACTGGCCTCCCAGATGAACGCACTCGCCCAGACCGGAGAAGTCACTCCTCCAGCGGAAGCTGTGCCTGTGAGTGAGTCCGTCATCAGCAGCGATGAAATGCTCAGCCCTCTGAGCGTGGTCGGAAGCGAGGATCAGATCTTTGAATTGGTAGGCTCGGCTGCTTACATCGCGGATCAAGTCTTCCGCTCGCAGAACTACCAAAACGTAAACCGCATTCTGGCTCGTGTTCCTGGTGTCTACGTTCGCGAGGAAGACGGCTTCGGTAATTTCCCGAACATCTCGATGCGCGGAGCCAATGGCGAGCGCTCGGAAAAAGTCACGATGATGGAGGACGGCATCCTCACCGCACCGGCCCCCTACTCCGCACCGGCAGCCTACTACTCTCCACGAGCCGCACGCATGAGCGGAATCGAGATCCTCAAAGGCTCGAGCCAGGTGCGCTTCGGCCCACAAACCACCGGTGGTGTGATCAACTACCTCTCCACACCGATCCCCGACAACGGCCCGGACGCGGCACCGGCCACCACGACGGCTAAAGGCGGCAAAGCTGTCGCCGCCGCACCTCAAACAGATTCCGCCAACAGCGTACCAAACTTCTACTGGCGCTCGACCTTCGGCACCGACAACACGTTCTTCAACCACGGCTATTTTGGCGATACCGCCTACACCGACGCAGGTGCCTTCGGCTACCTGCTCGAACTCCATCAGCACTCGACCGATGGCTTCCGCGACATCGACGGTGGCGGTGATTCCGGGTTCATGCTGATCGAACCGATGCTCAAGTTGAGCTGGAGCCCTAACACGGCGATGAATCAGCGCTTCGAGTTCAAGTACGGCTACTCCGACTTTGATGCCGACGAAACCTACCTCGGCCTGTCTGAGAAGGATGTGCGCGAAAACCCATACCGTCGTTACAGCGGCACCAAGTTCGACAACATCAAGTCGAAGCAACACCGCACCTACCTCAAGTACCAGTTTGAACCGACCGACAACAGCCGCTTCGAAGTGGCCGGATACTACAATCAGTTCAAGCGTAACTGGTACAAGATCCGCAAAGCCGATGGCGAAAGCATGGCCACCGTGCTCGCCAACCCAGCGCTCTACCCATCAAGCTTCGCCGCACTGACAGGTGAGGGCAGCGACGCACCGACCACACTCGGCATCCGCACGAACAACCGCACCTACAAGTCCTACGGCGTGCAGGCCGCTGGTGATGTGGACTTCACCACCGGCGACGTCGCTCACACCCTGGGCTTCGGCGCCCGCTTGCACTACGATGAGATCAAACGCTTCCAGCGCGATGATGTCATCAACCGCAGCACGTCCGGTGCCTTCACCGGGATCGACCGCGGCGCGGATGGCTCCGGAGGCAACCGCGAACAGGATTCGACCGCGCTCGCTCTGTGGATCGAGGATTCCATCACCATCGGAAACCTCACGCTGCGTCCAGGTGTGCGCTACGAAACCATCGACCAAAGCTACACCGACTACGCCAGCGATTCATCGTTCACCAAGACCGATGGAGCCGACGGCAACATCCACTACTGGGCACCTGGCATTGGGTTCAACTACGCCCTCAGTGACAGCAACCGTCTCTTCGGTGGCGTCTACAAGGGCTACTCCACCCCGGGACCACGCGCCACGCTCAAGGGCGGTGTCGACTTCGAAGAGAGCCTCGGTTACGAGCTCGGCCTGCGCAACCGCGGCCAGACCGTGGCGGCTGAAATCGCCGGCTTCTACTCCGACTTCGACAACCTGATCGGATCGGACGCCGGACTCGGTGATTCCTCCGCCACCAACGCAGGAGCAGCCGATGTCTACGGTATCGAAGCTCTCGTCTCCTACGATGCGCTCGGCAACAGCACATCGGGATACTCGCTGCCGCTCTACGCCTCGGCCACCTGGACCCAGACCGAGATGAAGAGCTCGCTTAACAGCGACAACGACCTCTACTCCGGTGCCTTCCCTGGCGCGGAAATCCCATACGTCCCCGAGTGGAAACTCGCCGGCGGCATCGGATTCTCCACTGGCCAGTGGGGCGTGAACCTCGACGCGAGCTTCGTCAGCGAGGCCTTCGGCACCGCGTCCAACCTCGACCGCCCGGACACCACGTCCCTCCAAGGCAAAATCGACGACGCACTCGTCTTCGACCTCTCGGCCCACTACCAGCTGACCGAGAACGTGCGCTTGCTCGCCGGTGTGCAGAACCTCTTCGACGAGACCTACATCGTCAGCCGTGCGCCCGAAGGCCCACGCAACGGTGCACCTCGCCAGCTCTACGGTGGCCTTGAGATGACGTTCTAA